One Trichomycterus rosablanca isolate fTriRos1 chromosome 12, fTriRos1.hap1, whole genome shotgun sequence DNA window includes the following coding sequences:
- the LOC134324077 gene encoding signal transducer and activator of transcription 4-like: MSQLRQPKNRINKNLAFFVDPPKVGWKQLSEVLNWQFSCTVGRGLSKQQLNVLRDKIVGERADDCEVSWSQFCKENMPGTGFRFWQWLDSLLVLIRKFLHPVWADGYVIGFVSEETVRELLKDKESGTFLLHFCENNLGSITFTWVERKNGEMKFTTAEPYTNYNLNATTFADIIRDYKVAADGSVSENPLKFLYPGITRDEAFGKYYSRGTE, from the exons ATGAGCCAATTGCGACAACctaaaaacagaataaacaag AACTTGGCATTCTTCGTTGACCCACCAAAGGTCGGATGGAAGCAGCTCTCTGAGGTTCTGAACTGGCAGTTCTCCTGCACCGTCGGCCGAGGCCTCAGCAAACAACAGCTAAACGTGTTGAGAGACAAAATTGTTG GTGAACGTGCGGATGACTGTGAAGTGTCTTGGTCTCAGTTTTGCAAG GAGAACATGCCAGGGACGGGCTTCAGATTCTGGCAGTGGTTGGACTCTCTGCTGGTGCTCATTAGGAAGTTCTTGCATCCTGTTTGGGCTGACGG GTACGTCATTGGTTTTGTAAGTGAAGAGACGGTGCGAGAGCTGCTGAAGGATAAAGAATCCGGGACCTTTCTGTTGCACTTCTGTGAAAATAATCTGGGATCGATCACTTTCACCTGGGTGGAGCGAAAAAACG GCGAGATGAAGTTCACCACGGCGGAGCCCTACACAAACTACAATCTCAATGCCACGACCTTTGCTGATATTATTCGTGACTATAAGGTGGCGGCGGATGGATCTGTCTCAGAGAACCCGCTGAAGTTTCTTTACCCCGGGATAACGAGAGATGAAGCATTCGGAAAATATTACAGCAGAGGAACCGAGTGA